A single window of Lutzomyia longipalpis isolate SR_M1_2022 chromosome 1, ASM2433408v1 DNA harbors:
- the LOC129797848 gene encoding dedicator of cytokinesis protein 1 isoform X2, translating into MTVWNSVDGKVLYGIAKNSFSQDKPHRLNLDVGDAVIILKESSNWYYGYNKKNRGNRGIFPKSYIELMECVRSKNDYVIKRSEIVDEITTVLVEWGDLFKKFYLTNNSNFLPIRQKMLELIRLRSQILSGNLPVDEMKDVKLMATSEIDVGNSLLGLDMVVRNESGSVIDINTTSTTQLYELHTNAVERIKMASTAFNKNRVSKNMNKHSHNLLLRVHAFVCKFQEDSDLLLTLYDADEQKSITENYVVKWGRQGLARDIDQFDNNRVLFTDLSTQDLNRNKVYLICYAIRIGGMDVKEPDPKRVSMASVVLQGATGKKNSQNNLNSAGADLMRRPFGVAAIDLTPIIKKPEDFKNNLDLPFILCEKENLDTTLKKLINNKDVGKIDSKLAVSVEILHGDTKQIREEYPHLVHGNVPIARKMGFPEVIFPGDVRNDLYLTLVNGEFSKGVKSGDKNIEVTVCVCNEKGVVVSDVITLGAGNGMSSEYKSVIYYHEDKPKWNETFKVQVPIEEFKQCHLRFTFKHRSSNETKDRAEKPFALSYVKLMQSNGTTLQHMCHKLLVYKIDQKKYDKDSPLNYLSLPSKFTDLEPNTKPSTVGLSLSAKDFFVIETNLCSTKLTQDVSLLGLLNWSSNLDALESSLNAIMGVKPEEVVKFLQDILDALFCILVQNSDPAKYDDLVFRCLLRLIEIVSEIKYQHFQSVLDLYINESFSATLAYDKLINVLQTHIKNAINSTPAVVQPEVCTQAETEIEGLLYKITKNLQYIMKFIIRSRILFAEMNDNKDRIFFEQSLDDLLTSFKNLIACPNNLLRSQGATLKYLHVIVSDLMQVYSPIRLSQFIVDIIMNIPPGRLTQSKMMCIKDMIDSKLFKLPECRSIILPVFCQQIKEKLESKEEGDVMSELWQQQKNLTKAAKVLGELKSNLHTRESTAKTKIAECVNIMNNILGLLFRKDIGSTVHDIRDIMFILLRTVIQSSIQMDRDNPLVGNLVAIMLGIFRSMRQEHYTWYVNHFATKYDLMDFLTEILHVFKDLVSYPVFPSDWMDMIMHQNIVILESLKHFTNIILEKFFVPFEKQVWSNFFHCSIAFLIQPSLQLDQFTENKTSTILLRYRDIRKETAIEIRKMWFSLGENKIQFVPQLVGPLLEMSLIPEPELRQATIPIFFDMMQAEYCSSRYISESYGDTRRNNSHYKGNFNDFENEMIEKLDILVEGGRGDNEYKDMFYSIMMENCCNHNTLSGDGKKFVMIATKLMERLLEYRCIIHDESKENRMACTVSLLQFYSGVNRKEMYIRYVNKLCDLHMEFDNYTEAAFTLKLHSNLLMWNDTALSSLLRSQRHPMCQTHRQLKEALYHEIIDYFDQGKMWETALTMCKELAEQYENKVYDYMSLSSIHRKMADFFEKILKEMRHESEYFRVAFYGLKFPEFLRNKVFIYRGKEYERLSDFCTRILTQHPAAELMQTLTTPGMDITHSDGQFIQVNSVEPIMAEENERYEEKIVAQQILKYYQTNNVQKFKFSRPYRDGKSTAGDSVANLWLERTIMKTTDSLPGILRWFPVESTETFKISPIEHAIETMEATNKFIRNLVIAHRDDETLPINPLSMKINGIVDPAVMGGFRKYEEAFLTDEYLEQNPSNVHFVVKLKELIAQQIPILEIALQVHRAKAPRSLIPFHERLEKCFFEMQAKVEIKYGKRTCDLKFDREFVTMRRGMSAQMSLDSNRLSETSMGSNDGLSKSMQPNRSQTSSIKSTFANFNFNAANLTRTSLGTTAHAKKTKEKSSNKRRSSRKIDRESLNVTTSQWYTGTLTPIAATTPDKDTTSICSNGSSSLVTPTNSLVVELTEELTPKRPLRSEIERERRLSRTASIVTPTNSIKGLPGDSNSVSDEESNRNSIVTTDSTASDEDQIPPPLPAKTRDSTDYSNLPNDDSNCGAHPRQNIRSAISNKPLPQLPIVVNVNYEYVEARNFCIGNDERKRPPTPPPKPTRNSKGVSSP; encoded by the exons CCAAAAACAGCTTTAGTCAGGATAAGCCACATAGACTGAATTTGGATGTTGGTGATGCTGTGATAATCCTGAAGGAGAGCTCCAATTGGTACTATGGATACAACAAAAA AAATCGTGGGAATAGAGGTATATTCCCAAAATCGTACATTGAATTAATGGAGTGTGTGCGGTCTAAAAATGACTATGTAATCAAGAGATCTGAAATTGTTGATGAGATCACGACAGTTCTTGTGGAGTGGGGAGATctattcaaaaagttttatttg ACAAACAACTCAAACTTCTTGCCAATTCGGCAAAAAATGTTGGAACTGATAAGACTCCGATCGCAAATATTATCGGGTAATTTGCCAGTGGACGAGATGAAGGATGTTAAATTAATGGCAACGTCGGAGATTGATGTGGGAAATAGTCTATTGGGTTTGGACATGGTGGTTAGGAATGAAAGTGGAAGTGTTATTGATATAAATACAACATCAACAACACAACTCTATGAGCTACACACAAATGCCGTGGAACGCATAAAGATGGCATCG acGGCTTTCAACAAGAACCGCGTGTCAAAGAATATGAACAAACACTCACATAATCTCTTGCTGCGAGTCCATGCATTTGTATGCAAGTTCCAAGAAGATTCAGATCTCCTTCTGACACTCTATGATGCCGATGAGCAAAAGTCCATAACGGAGAATTATGTGGTAAAATGGGGCAGACAGGGCTTGGCGAGAGATATCGATCAATTCGATAATAATCGTGTGCTCTTCACGGACCTGAGTACGCAGGATTTAAACAGGAATAAGGTGTACTTGATATGCTATGCCATTCGCATTGGAGGGATGGACGTTAAAGAACCCGATCCGAAGCGTGTCAGCATGGCCAGTGTTGTTCTGCAG gGTGCAACAGGAAAGAAGAATAgtcagaataatttaaattctgcCGGTGCTGATTTGATGCGGCGTCCTTTTGGGGTGGCAGCCATTGATTTAACACCCATCATTAAGAAGCCTGAGGACTTTAAGAATAATCTGGATCTCCCATTTATCCTTTGTGAAAAGGAGAACCTCGATACGACGCTAAAGAAGCTAATCAACAACAAagatgtggggaaaattgattcaaaGCTGGCAGTGAGTGTTGAAATCCTCCATGGGGATACAAAGCAAATTCGTGAGGAGTATCCGCATTTGGTGCACGGAAATGTTCCAATAGCACGAAAAATGGGTTTTCCAGAGGTCATTTTCCCGGGGGATGTACGCAATGATTTGTACTTGACCCTTGTGAATGGGGAGTTTTCCAAGGGTGTCAAAAGTGGCGATAAGAATATCGAGGTTACGGTGTGCGTGTGCAATGAAAAGGGTGTTGTTGTGTCGGACGTGATAACACTGGGTGCGGGCAATGGGATGAGTAGTGAATACAAATCTGTTATATACTACCATGAGGACAAGCCCAAATGGAATGAGACATTTAAAGTGCAAGTGCCTATTGAGGAATTCAAGCAGTGCCACTTGAGATTCACATTCAAACATCGAAGTTCCAATGAAACGAAAGATCGAGCAGAGAAACCATTTGCACTGTCGTACGTGAAGTTAATGCAGAGCAATGGGACAACTCTTCAGCACATGTGCCACAAGCTACTTGTCTATAAGATTGATCAGAAAAAGTATGATAAGGATTCTCCGTTGAACTATCTGTCGTTGCCATCGAAATTTACCGATTTGGAACCAAATACAAAACCCTCAACGGTGGGATTGAGCCTATCGGCAAAGGACTTTTTTGTCATTGAGACAAATCTGTGCAGCACAAAGCTCACTCAGGatg tTTCCCTTCTTGGACTGCTCAACTGGTCGTCTAATCTGGACGCCTTGGAGAGTTCCCTAAATGCCATAATGGGTGTAAAACCCGAAGAGGTTGTGAAATTTCTTCAAGACATTCTGGATGCTCTCTTCTGTATTTTG gtGCAGAATTCAGATCCAGCCAAATATGATGATTTAGTGTTTAGATGCTTGTTGCGTCTCATTGAGATTGTTTCGGAGATTAAGTATCAACATTTCCAGTCTGTTCTTGATTTATACATCAATGAAAGTTTCTCCGCAACATTGGCATATGA TAAATTAATCAATGTGCTGCAGACacacataaaaaatgcaataaatagcACACCGGCCGTTGTCCAGCCAGAAGTTTGCACGCAGGCAGAGACGGAAATTGAGGGTCTTCTGTACAAGATCACAAAGAATCTGCAGTACATCATGAAGTTTATAATTAGATCGAGGATACTTTTTGCTGAAATGAATGACAACAAggacagaatattttttgaacagAGCCTAGATGACTTACTCACATCattcaagaatttaattgcatGCCCCAATAATTTACTTCGCTCTCAAGGTGCCACCCTCAAGTATTTGCATGTAATTGTATCTGACCTGATGCAAGTCTACAGTCCCATTAGACTGAG TCAATTCATCGTTGATATTATCATGAACATTCCACCGGGACGATTGACACAGTCAAAAATGATGTGTATAAAGGATATGATTGATTCAAAGCTCTTCAAACTGCCAGAATGTCGTTCAATAATCTTGCCAGTGTTTTGTCAGCAAATTAAGGAGAAATTGGAGAGCAAGGAGGAG ggTGATGTAATGTCAGAATTATGGCAacagcaaaagaatttaacaaaGGCCGCTAAGGTACTGGgtgaattaaaatcaaatctaCACACGCGTGAATCAACAGCCAAGACCAAG ATTGCTGAGTGTGTCAATATAATGAATAATATTCTGGGATTACTCTTCCGGAAAGATATTGGATCAACAGTCCATGATATCAGGGATATTATGTTCATCCTCTTGCGTACGGTGATTCAGTCATCCATCCAAATGGATCGGGATAATCCACTTGTGGGAAATTTGGTGGCAATAATGCTTGGAATTTTCCGTAGTATGCGCCAAGAGCACTATACGTGGTATGTGAATCACTTTGCCACCAAATACGACCTCATGGACTTTCTCACGGAGATTCTGCATGTGTTCAAGGATTTGGTGTCATATCCTGTGTTCCCAAGTGATTGGATGGATATGATAATGCATCAGAATATTGTTATTCTCGAGAGTCTCAAGCACTTTACAAATATCATCCTTGAGAAGTTCTTTGTGCCGTTTGAGAAGCAAGTTTGGTCGAATTTCTTCCATTGCTCCATTGCCTTTCTCATTCAGCCGTCGCTGCAGTTGGATCAATTCACggaaaataaaacatccaCAATACTCCTACGGTATCGCGATATACGCAAGGAGACAGCCATTGAAATAAGGAAAATGTGGTTTAGCTTGggtgagaataaaattcaatttgtaccCCAACTTGTGGGGCCATTGCTTGAGATGAGTCTCATACCAGAGCCAGAACTTCGTCAGGCCACCATACCCATCTTCTTTGACATGATGCAAGCGGAATATTGTAGCTCGCGATATATATCGGAAAGTTATGGGGATACACGTCGCAATAACAGCCACTACAAGGGGAATTTCAATGACTTTGAGAATGagatgattgaaaaattggaCATCCTTGTTGAGGGTGGGCGTGGGGATAACGAGTACAAGGACATGTTCTACAGCATCATGATGGAGAATTGTTGCAATCACAATACATTGAGTGGCGATGGGAAGAAGTTCGTGATGATTGCGACGAAATTGATGGAGAGGTTGCTTGAGTATCGCTGCATCATCCATGATGAGAGTAAGGAGAACAGGATGGCGTGTACCGTGAGTTTGCTCCAATTCTACTCCGGGGTGAATCGAAAGGAAATGTACATACGCTATGTGAATAAACTCTGTGATTTACATATGGAATTCGACAACTACACCGAAGCTGCTTTCACACTCAAGCTCCACAGCAATCTTCTCATGTGGAATGACACAGCCCTATCGTCCTTGTTGCGTTCACAACGGCATCCAATGTGCCAGACACACAGACAGCTCAAGGAGGCACTCTATCATGAGATTATTGACTACTTCGATCAGGGAAAGATGTGGGAAACCGCCCTGACCATGTGCAAAGAACTAGCGGAGCAGTATGAGAATAAGGTGTATGACTACATGAGCCTAAGTAGCATTCATCGGAAAATGGCGGATTTCTTTGAGAAGATTCTCAAGGAAATGCGGCATGAGAGTGAATATTTCCGTGTTGCCTTCTACGGACTCAAATTCCCCGAATTCCTGCGAAATAAGGTTTTCATCTACCGCGGGAAGGAGTACGAGAGACTGAGTGATTTTTGCACGAGAATACTCACGCAACATCCTGCAGCTGAACTAATGCAAACCCTCACAACACCCGGAATGGATATTACCCACAGCGATGGGCAGTTTATCCAAGTGAACAGTGTTGAGCCCATTATGGCGGAAGAGAATGAGCGGTAtgaggagaaaattgttgCACAGCAAATTCTCAAATACTATCAGACGAataatgtgcaaaaattcaaattttcccgCCCATATCGCGATGGGAAATCAACGGCGGGTGATTCAGTGGCAAATCTCTGGCTAGAGCGTACAATTATGAAGACCACAGACAGTCTTCCGGGGATTCTGCGATGGTTCCCAGTGGAGTCGACGGAAACCTTCAAAATATCCCCGATTGAGCATGCCATTGAAACCATGGAGGCTACAAATAAGTTCATAAGGAATTTAGTTATTGCACACCGAGACGATGAGACACTGCCAATAAATCCATTGAGTATGAAGATCAATGGGATTGTCGATCCAGCTGTAATGGGGGGTTTCCGGAAGTACGAAGAGGCCTTCCTTACGGATGAGTACCTGGAACAAAATCCAAGCAATGTGCATTTTGTGGTGAAACTCAAGGAATTAATTGCACAGCAAATCCCAATTTTGGAGATTGCACTGCAGGTACACCGAGCAAAGGCACCGAGATCGCTCATTCCATTCCATGAGCGTCTTGAGAAGTGTTTCTTCGAGATGCAGGCCAAGGTTGAGATTAAATACGGCAAAAGG ACTTGTGACTTGAAGTTTGATCGTGAATTCGTGACAATGCGCAGAGGGATGTCAGCACAGATGAGCTTAGATTCAAATCGACTTTCAGAAACGAGCATGGGATCAAATGA TGGCCTTTCTAAATCAATGCAGCCCAATCGATCGCAAACGAGCTCAATTAAATCCACATTTGCCAATTTTAACTTCAATGCTGCTAATTTGACAAG AACATCGCTAGGAACGACAGCACAtgcaaagaaaactaaagagaAATCGAGCAATAAGCGACGATCGAGTCGTAAA ATTGATCGGGAATCACTCAACGTGACAACGAGTCAGTGGTATACTGGAACTTTGACACCGATTGCAGCTACAACACCGGATAAGGATACCACGTCGATTTGCAGCAATGGCAGTAGTAGTTTAGTAACACCAACAAATAGTTTAGTTGTGGAATTAACTGAGGAGTTGACACCGAAGAGACCGCTACGATCGGAAATTGAGCGAGAGAGGAGATTATCGAGAACGGCGAGCATTGTAACGCCAACAAATAGCATTAAAGGTCTTCCTGGAGACAGCAATTCAGTGTCGGATGAAGAGAGCAATAGAAATTCAatag TTACAACGGATTCAACAGCATCGGATGAAGATCAAATACCTCCACCACTTCCGGCCAAAACGAGGGACTCCACCGACTATTCGAATTTACCAAATGATGATAGTAATTGCGGTGCCCATCCACGGCAAAATATTCGTTCAGCCATAAGCAATAAACCTCTTCCGCAGCTTCCCATTGTCGTCAATGTCAACTATGAGTACGTTGAAGcgagaaatttttgcattggAAACGATGAGAGGAAACGACCACCGACTCCACCACCGAAACCAACTCGCAATTCTAAAGGCGTTTCCTCACCATAG